A genomic segment from Neobacillus sp. YX16 encodes:
- the hisC gene encoding histidinol-phosphate transaminase gives MRWKKQLLTLTPYQPGKSIESVKKQYNLERIVKLASNENPFGCSNKVLSALKNNQPDFAIYPDGYMTTLRESVASFLNVSQDELIFGNGSDNIIQIISRSLLHPGANTVMATPSFSQYKHNAVIEGAEIREIPLLNGEHDLEQMYAAIDGNTNVVWVCSPNNPTGTYVSKNKLIAFLDQVPSHVLVVLDEAYYEYVVADDYYNSIELTRNYPNLIVLRTFSKIYGLASLRVGYGIANRSIIQALEPAREPFNVNSFGQVAAQAALLDQEFVEDCKEKNRQGLTKFYDFCKKHELDYYPSQTNFVLIDINADANQGFQFLLEKGYIVRSGKALGFPSSLRITVGSSEQNEGVLKALGEFLTQQNTAKLSGK, from the coding sequence ATGAGATGGAAAAAGCAGTTATTAACACTGACTCCATATCAGCCAGGCAAATCAATTGAGTCAGTTAAAAAACAATATAATTTAGAACGGATTGTAAAGCTAGCCTCAAATGAAAATCCATTTGGGTGTTCAAATAAAGTACTTTCTGCATTAAAAAACAATCAACCAGACTTTGCTATTTACCCCGATGGCTACATGACCACTTTAAGGGAATCCGTAGCTTCTTTTTTAAATGTAAGTCAAGATGAACTAATATTTGGGAATGGTTCGGATAACATTATCCAAATTATTTCAAGGTCATTATTACATCCAGGAGCCAATACGGTAATGGCGACCCCCTCTTTTTCTCAATACAAGCATAATGCTGTGATTGAAGGAGCAGAGATTAGGGAAATCCCATTACTCAATGGAGAGCATGACTTAGAGCAAATGTATGCTGCCATTGATGGAAATACCAATGTTGTCTGGGTTTGCAGCCCTAATAATCCAACTGGTACATATGTATCAAAAAATAAATTAATTGCCTTTTTAGATCAAGTTCCATCTCATGTTTTAGTGGTGTTGGATGAGGCTTATTATGAATACGTAGTTGCTGATGATTACTATAATTCAATTGAATTAACACGAAATTATCCAAATTTAATTGTGTTACGAACATTTTCTAAAATATACGGGCTTGCTTCATTGAGAGTTGGCTATGGTATTGCCAACAGGTCTATTATTCAAGCACTCGAACCTGCAAGAGAACCGTTCAATGTTAATTCATTTGGACAAGTGGCGGCACAAGCTGCTCTTTTGGATCAAGAGTTTGTCGAAGATTGCAAAGAGAAAAATAGACAAGGTTTGACTAAATTTTATGATTTCTGCAAAAAACACGAACTTGATTATTATCCTTCTCAAACTAATTTTGTTTTAATAGATATAAATGCCGATGCCAATCAAGGGTTTCAATTTTTATTAGAAAAAGGCTATATCGTCAGATCTGGGAAAGCATTAGGATTCCCTTCTTCATTAAGAATTACTGTTGGTTCTTCAGAACAAAATGAAGGTGTATTAAAAGCACTAGGTGAATTTTTAACACAACAAAATACAGCTAAGCTCAGTGGAAAATAG
- the aroH gene encoding chorismate mutase, with translation MIRGVRGAITVDCNTEEVIVSATEELVKQLIEGNNILPEQVASVFISTTEDLDAVFPARALRKFAGWTYVPVMCMRELPVPNSLEMCVRVMMHVNTAVTQEEIVHVYLGGAKVLRPDLGNTIAK, from the coding sequence ATGATTAGAGGGGTGAGGGGAGCAATCACCGTTGATTGCAATACCGAGGAAGTAATCGTATCTGCAACAGAAGAGCTTGTGAAACAGTTGATTGAGGGAAATAATATTCTTCCTGAGCAAGTAGCTTCTGTTTTTATTTCAACAACAGAGGACTTAGATGCAGTTTTTCCAGCAAGAGCACTGCGTAAATTTGCTGGCTGGACCTACGTCCCTGTTATGTGCATGAGAGAATTGCCTGTGCCAAATTCTTTGGAAATGTGCGTTAGAGTTATGATGCATGTAAATACGGCAGTAACACAGGAAGAAATTGTGCATGTTTATTTAGGGGGGGCAAAGGTATTAAGACCTGATTTAGGTAATACCATAGCTAAATAG
- the aroB gene encoding 3-dehydroquinate synthase yields METIEIQTSSKSYNVFVGEGVISEISTFFKNHFTNLTRILIITDETVGRIHLDKVLPFLTEWNPVVFTAPSGEKAKTFEVFYDALSVALENRLDRKSAILAFGGGAVGDLSGFVASAFMRGIPFIQVPTTILAHDSAVGGKVAINHPLGKNMIGAFHQPEAVFYDLELLHTLPEQEIRSGFAEVIKHALIYDASFYQWLKSDIHNLNSLTSEQLFKSLTKGIQIKNEFVSKDEKETGIRAYLNFGHTLGHAIESEMGYGNFTHGEAVMIGMIFALKISKEVSGLSFNSEEFITWVKGLGYQTEIPAHLSVERLLSKMKQDKKSAGGSVKFVLLEQIGEPKLQELSDDFLLGQLKNF; encoded by the coding sequence ATGGAGACCATTGAAATTCAAACGAGTTCCAAAAGCTATAATGTGTTTGTGGGCGAAGGCGTAATAAGTGAAATAAGTACCTTTTTTAAGAATCATTTTACAAATCTGACTAGAATATTAATTATTACAGATGAAACAGTTGGCAGGATTCATCTTGATAAAGTATTACCGTTCTTGACTGAATGGAATCCTGTTGTTTTTACTGCTCCCAGTGGGGAAAAGGCAAAAACGTTTGAAGTCTTTTATGACGCATTATCCGTGGCTTTAGAAAACAGACTAGATCGTAAATCGGCCATCCTCGCTTTTGGCGGTGGTGCAGTAGGTGACTTATCTGGTTTTGTTGCTTCAGCGTTTATGAGAGGAATACCATTTATCCAAGTTCCAACTACCATCCTTGCTCATGATAGTGCAGTTGGTGGAAAGGTAGCTATTAATCATCCTCTAGGAAAAAATATGATTGGGGCTTTTCATCAGCCTGAGGCTGTTTTTTATGATTTGGAATTACTCCATACACTGCCTGAGCAGGAAATTCGTTCTGGTTTTGCAGAGGTTATTAAGCATGCACTTATATACGATGCTAGCTTTTATCAATGGTTGAAATCAGATATCCATAATCTTAATTCTTTAACCTCTGAACAATTATTTAAATCTCTTACAAAAGGGATTCAAATAAAAAATGAATTTGTGTCAAAGGATGAAAAAGAGACGGGTATTCGAGCTTACTTAAATTTTGGCCATACACTAGGTCATGCAATTGAATCAGAGATGGGCTACGGTAATTTCACACATGGTGAAGCTGTAATGATTGGTATGATTTTTGCGTTAAAGATAAGTAAAGAGGTTTCAGGGCTATCCTTTAATTCAGAAGAGTTTATTACTTGGGTTAAAGGACTAGGGTACCAAACAGAAATACCAGCTCATTTATCCGTTGAGCGGTTGCTGTCAAAAATGAAGCAGGATAAAAAGTCTGCAGGCGGTTCAGTAAAGTTTGTATTGTTAGAGCAAATAGGGGAACCAAAACTTCAGGAGCTTTCAGATGATTTTCTATTAGGTCAGCTCAAGAACTTTTAA
- the aroC gene encoding chorismate synthase, producing the protein MRYITAGESHGPQLTTIIEGLPAGMPLLAEDINTELARRQQGYGRGRRMQIEKDTVEITSGVRHGETLGSPVALVVKNNDWKHWTKIMGADPLLDGQEDEVKRKITRPRPGHADLNGAIKYGHRDMRNVLERSSARETTVRVAAGAVAKKLLSLVGVTLVSHVVEIGGIKAKPITELSIEEIKERTELSSVRCADPSVEQEMMDAIDNAKKNGDSIGGVVEVIASGMPAGIGSYVQYDRKLDAKLAAAIISINAFKGVEFGIGFEAARKPGSEVHDEIVWDQENGYTRKTNRLGGFEGGMTTGMPIVVRGVMKPIPTLYKPLMSVDIDTKEPFSASVERSDSCAVPAAAVVAENVVAWELANSLIEQFYSDRFETFAAEINTQREYAREF; encoded by the coding sequence ATGAGATATATAACAGCTGGAGAATCACACGGTCCGCAATTAACAACAATTATAGAAGGACTGCCTGCTGGAATGCCATTATTAGCTGAGGATATTAATACAGAGCTTGCAAGGCGGCAGCAGGGATACGGGCGCGGTAGACGAATGCAAATAGAAAAGGATACCGTTGAAATCACATCTGGAGTACGACATGGTGAAACACTTGGATCTCCAGTTGCTCTAGTAGTAAAGAATAATGACTGGAAGCATTGGACGAAAATTATGGGAGCAGACCCATTATTAGATGGACAAGAGGATGAAGTAAAACGAAAAATAACTCGTCCAAGACCTGGGCATGCAGATTTAAATGGAGCAATAAAATACGGGCATCGAGATATGAGAAATGTCCTTGAGCGGTCTTCAGCAAGAGAAACCACTGTTAGGGTAGCAGCTGGTGCAGTTGCTAAGAAACTTTTATCGCTAGTTGGTGTTACACTTGTTTCCCATGTAGTTGAAATTGGCGGGATTAAGGCCAAACCGATTACAGAATTATCAATTGAAGAGATAAAGGAAAGAACTGAGCTTTCATCTGTACGCTGTGCAGACCCTAGTGTAGAACAGGAAATGATGGATGCAATTGACAATGCTAAGAAGAATGGTGATTCCATTGGCGGAGTTGTTGAAGTCATTGCTTCGGGTATGCCTGCAGGAATAGGAAGCTATGTGCAATATGATAGAAAATTAGATGCAAAGCTCGCAGCAGCGATAATAAGTATAAATGCGTTTAAAGGAGTAGAGTTTGGAATTGGCTTTGAAGCTGCAAGAAAGCCTGGAAGCGAAGTGCATGATGAGATTGTTTGGGATCAAGAAAATGGTTATACGCGAAAGACGAACCGTTTAGGTGGTTTTGAAGGCGGTATGACCACAGGGATGCCAATTGTTGTCCGCGGAGTAATGAAGCCAATTCCAACGCTATATAAGCCGCTCATGAGTGTGGACATCGATACAAAGGAGCCATTTTCTGCAAGTGTAGAGCGTTCTGACAGCTGTGCTGTTCCTGCGGCAGCAGTAGTGGCAGAAAATGTGGTAGCATGGGAGCTTGCTAATTCTCTTATTGAACAATTTTATAGTGATCGATTCGAGACATTTGCTGCTGAAATTAACACTCAGCGTGAATATGCGAGGGAATTTTAA
- the ndk gene encoding nucleoside-diphosphate kinase yields the protein MEKTFLMVKPDGVQRNLIGEIVARFEKKGFQLVGAKLMSIPTELAQEHYGEHKERPFFGELVDFITSGPVFAMVWQGENVIATARQMMGSTNPKDAAPGTIRGEFGLTVGKNVIHGSDSPASAEREIGLFFKDGGVVEYSKLVNEWIY from the coding sequence ATGGAAAAAACATTTTTAATGGTGAAGCCTGATGGTGTACAACGTAATTTAATCGGAGAAATCGTTGCTCGTTTTGAAAAAAAGGGTTTCCAATTAGTTGGCGCTAAATTAATGAGCATTCCGACTGAACTTGCACAAGAGCACTATGGTGAGCATAAAGAACGTCCATTCTTTGGTGAATTAGTAGACTTCATTACATCTGGACCAGTATTTGCTATGGTTTGGCAAGGTGAAAATGTTATTGCTACTGCACGTCAAATGATGGGGTCAACAAATCCGAAAGATGCAGCTCCAGGTACAATCCGTGGCGAATTTGGATTAACAGTTGGAAAAAATGTTATTCACGGTTCAGATTCACCTGCAAGTGCAGAGCGTGAAATTGGGTTGTTTTTTAAAGATGGCGGCGTTGTAGAGTACTCTAAACTAGTTAACGAATGGATTTACTAA
- the hepT gene encoding heptaprenyl diphosphate synthase component II — protein sequence MKLKMMYSFLNSDINTIERKLEETIQADSLLLKRASLHTLQAGGKRIRPVFVLLAGKFGQYDINIMKNVAVALELIHMASLVHDDVIDDADLRRGQPTVKAKWDNKTAMYTGDFIFALSLELMSEINKPLAHKILANTIVEVTIGEIQQIKDKYRFNQNLRDYLRRIKRKTALLISASCQLGAIAADVEESTHKKLYLFGYYVGMAFQITDDILDFTSSEEELGKPAGSDLLQGNITAPALYAMENENIRREIEKVHEDMEPAQIQKIITLIKESGAIEKSIALSDLYLDKALAVLEELPANRAKKTLRDIAKFIGRRKY from the coding sequence ATGAAATTAAAGATGATGTATTCATTTTTGAATTCAGATATAAATACAATCGAAAGAAAATTAGAAGAGACCATTCAGGCGGATTCTCTTCTTTTGAAACGGGCTTCTTTGCATACCCTTCAGGCAGGAGGTAAAAGAATTCGGCCTGTTTTTGTTTTATTGGCTGGTAAGTTCGGTCAGTATGATATTAATATTATGAAAAACGTTGCTGTTGCTCTAGAGCTTATACACATGGCTTCATTGGTACATGATGACGTCATTGACGATGCGGATTTGCGAAGAGGTCAGCCAACAGTAAAGGCAAAATGGGACAACAAGACTGCCATGTATACGGGTGATTTTATTTTTGCACTTTCACTTGAATTGATGAGTGAAATAAACAAGCCCTTAGCTCATAAAATATTAGCCAATACCATTGTTGAGGTAACAATAGGTGAAATTCAACAAATAAAGGATAAGTACCGTTTTAATCAAAATCTCAGGGACTATTTGCGCCGGATCAAAAGGAAGACAGCTCTGCTCATTTCTGCAAGTTGTCAGCTTGGTGCTATTGCTGCGGATGTTGAAGAGTCCACTCATAAAAAACTGTACCTATTTGGTTATTACGTTGGAATGGCATTTCAAATTACAGACGATATCTTGGATTTTACTTCCTCAGAAGAGGAGCTGGGAAAACCTGCAGGCAGTGACCTGCTTCAAGGGAATATTACAGCTCCCGCTCTCTATGCAATGGAGAATGAGAACATTCGCAGGGAGATTGAAAAGGTTCACGAGGATATGGAGCCTGCTCAAATTCAAAAAATCATCACACTTATTAAAGAGTCCGGTGCAATTGAAAAGTCGATTGCATTAAGCGATTTGTACTTAGATAAAGCATTAGCAGTACTTGAAGAGCTGCCAGCTAATCGAGCCAAAAAAACACTGCGTGATATCGCAAAATTCATCGGTCGCCGAAAATATTAA
- a CDS encoding demethylmenaquinone methyltransferase, producing the protein MQQSKEQRVHKVFEKISDNYDKMNSVISFQQHIKWRKDTMRRMNVKPGSKALDVCCGTGDWTIALAEAVGPSGEVTGLDFSQNMLNVGVEKVKRLGLKQVNLIHGNAMELPFPDNSFHYVTIGFGLRNVPDYLQVLKEMNRVLKPGGIAVCLETSQPTLVGYKQLYYFYFKFIMPMFGKLFAKSYKEYSWLQESARNFPGMKELARMFETAGFKDVYYKPYSGGAAAVHFGYKK; encoded by the coding sequence ATGCAGCAATCTAAGGAACAACGAGTTCATAAGGTCTTTGAGAAAATATCTGATAACTATGATAAAATGAACTCGGTTATTAGTTTTCAGCAGCACATCAAATGGCGTAAGGATACCATGAGAAGGATGAATGTCAAACCAGGTTCGAAAGCGCTGGATGTATGTTGTGGAACAGGGGACTGGACGATTGCTTTAGCTGAAGCTGTTGGTCCTTCCGGTGAAGTGACTGGATTGGACTTTAGTCAAAATATGTTAAATGTTGGGGTTGAAAAGGTAAAAAGACTCGGTCTAAAGCAGGTTAACTTAATTCATGGTAATGCAATGGAATTGCCTTTCCCTGATAATAGCTTTCATTATGTAACGATAGGATTTGGGTTACGAAATGTTCCTGATTACCTTCAAGTGTTAAAGGAAATGAATCGTGTTTTAAAACCAGGAGGAATTGCGGTTTGTCTTGAAACCTCCCAGCCTACTTTAGTAGGGTATAAACAGCTATATTATTTTTATTTTAAATTTATCATGCCTATGTTTGGCAAGTTATTTGCAAAGAGCTATAAAGAATATTCCTGGCTCCAAGAATCGGCCCGCAATTTTCCGGGAATGAAAGAATTGGCTAGAATGTTTGAGACAGCTGGCTTTAAAGATGTATATTATAAGCCGTATAGTGGTGGAGCTGCAGCCGTTCATTTCGGATATAAAAAGTAA
- a CDS encoding heptaprenyl diphosphate synthase component 1, whose amino-acid sequence MINLPDIRQNFTDIKEQVEQKVFHPYLLKYIEKPVIDEDKLLILVSIMDRLELSYNELKNYTMTTMLIQIALDTHEHISNANVDEKNRQLTVLAGDYYSGLYYKLLADSENIIMIKELSKGIKEVNEHKVSVYQKELNGIDNLMTSIKKIESSLLVKFSECFKLDLWNEFIANLFFFKRLLEEKNLFMEARSSYVFEYMKDITIPNKHLKIKNLSDKQQSDLLVICDRYLDSSKQFLLKGISQLPYLNDMLEARITSIINEHQPIAKTLVEEG is encoded by the coding sequence GTGATTAATTTGCCAGACATTCGACAAAATTTTACAGACATTAAGGAGCAAGTTGAGCAAAAAGTATTTCATCCTTACTTGCTAAAATATATTGAGAAGCCTGTAATTGATGAAGATAAACTGCTTATTCTTGTGTCCATTATGGATCGACTCGAATTGTCTTACAATGAGTTAAAAAATTATACGATGACAACTATGCTTATCCAGATTGCCCTTGATACCCATGAGCATATATCTAATGCAAATGTGGATGAAAAAAACAGACAATTAACGGTCCTAGCTGGGGATTATTATAGTGGTTTATATTATAAACTATTGGCAGATTCTGAAAATATTATCATGATAAAAGAACTCTCCAAAGGGATAAAAGAGGTTAATGAACATAAAGTTTCCGTCTATCAGAAGGAACTTAACGGAATTGACAACTTAATGACAAGTATAAAGAAAATTGAAAGCTCTTTACTTGTGAAATTCTCTGAATGTTTTAAATTAGACTTATGGAATGAATTTATAGCGAACTTATTTTTTTTCAAACGCTTGCTTGAAGAGAAGAACCTTTTTATGGAAGCTAGAAGCAGCTATGTGTTTGAATATATGAAAGATATTACCATTCCAAATAAACACCTTAAAATAAAAAATCTCTCAGATAAACAGCAAAGTGATTTGCTTGTAATTTGTGATCGATATCTTGATTCTTCAAAACAATTCCTACTAAAAGGGATAAGTCAGCTGCCATATTTAAATGATATGCTTGAAGCTAGAATTACTTCGATCATTAATGAACATCAACCAATTGCGAAAACTTTAGTGGAAGAAGGGTAA
- the mtrB gene encoding trp RNA-binding attenuation protein MtrB: MEKRQPQSSEFVVIKAVDDGVNVIGLTRGSDTKFHHSEKLDKGEVLIAQFTEHTSAIKIRGNAKIMTQFGEIESEMKK; encoded by the coding sequence ATGGAAAAACGACAACCACAAAGCAGCGAGTTTGTTGTTATCAAAGCAGTTGATGATGGTGTCAATGTTATTGGATTAACGAGAGGCAGTGACACGAAATTTCATCATTCTGAAAAGCTGGATAAAGGCGAAGTACTTATTGCTCAATTCACCGAACATACATCAGCAATAAAGATTAGGGGAAATGCAAAAATAATGACGCAATTTGGCGAAATTGAAAGCGAAATGAAAAAATAA
- the folE gene encoding GTP cyclohydrolase I FolE — MSEVNRTQIEEAVRLILTAIGEDPSREGLLDTPKRVAKMYEEVFSGLNEDPKKHFETVFSEDHEELVLVKDIPFYSMCEHHLVPFFGKAHVAYIPKDGRVTGLSKLARAVEAVAKRPQLQERITSTIANSLMEKLAPHGVMVVVEAEHMCMTMRGVKKPGSKTVTTAVRGNLANDTIARSEILSLIKS, encoded by the coding sequence ATGTCTGAAGTGAATCGTACCCAAATTGAAGAGGCAGTACGTTTAATATTAACAGCGATTGGTGAAGATCCGAGCAGGGAAGGCTTGCTTGATACTCCGAAACGAGTAGCAAAAATGTACGAAGAGGTTTTTAGTGGTCTTAATGAAGATCCGAAAAAACATTTCGAGACCGTATTTAGTGAAGACCATGAAGAATTAGTTCTAGTGAAGGATATCCCGTTCTATTCTATGTGTGAACACCATCTAGTACCTTTCTTTGGAAAAGCACATGTTGCCTATATTCCAAAAGATGGACGTGTGACAGGGTTAAGCAAATTGGCAAGGGCAGTAGAGGCAGTCGCTAAAAGACCTCAGCTGCAAGAGAGAATCACTTCTACCATTGCTAATAGTTTGATGGAGAAATTAGCTCCACATGGAGTAATGGTTGTTGTTGAGGCAGAACATATGTGTATGACAATGCGCGGGGTGAAAAAACCAGGATCAAAAACAGTAACAACTGCAGTACGTGGCAATCTTGCAAATGATACTATTGCTCGTTCTGAAATTTTATCTTTAATTAAGAGTTAG
- the hbs gene encoding non-specific DNA-binding protein Hbs has product MNKTELINAVAEASELSKKDATKAVDAVFDAILDALKNGDKVQLIGFGNFEVRERAARKGRNPQTGEEIEIGASKVPAFKPGKALKDAVK; this is encoded by the coding sequence ATGAACAAGACAGAACTAATTAACGCAGTTGCAGAAGCAAGCGAGCTTTCTAAAAAAGACGCTACAAAAGCAGTTGATGCTGTTTTTGATGCAATTCTAGATGCTTTGAAAAATGGTGATAAAGTCCAACTAATCGGTTTTGGAAACTTTGAAGTACGCGAACGCGCAGCACGTAAAGGACGTAATCCTCAAACTGGTGAGGAAATCGAAATTGGTGCAAGCAAAGTTCCTGCTTTCAAACCAGGTAAAGCGCTTAAAGATGCAGTAAAATAA
- the spoIVA gene encoding stage IV sporulation protein A — translation MEKVDIFKDIAERTGGDIYLGVVGAVRTGKSTFIKKFMELVVLPNIDNEAERSRTVDELPQSAAGKTIMTTEPKFVPNQAATVHVDEGLNVNIRLVDCVGYTVPGAKGYEDENGPRMITTPWYEEPIPFHEAAEIGTRKVIQEHSTIGVVVTTDGTIGEIPRSNYIEAEERVINELKEVGKPFIMVVNSAQPYHPSTETLRSSLAEKYDIPVLAMSVESMRDSDVLNVLREALYEFPVLEVNVNLPSWVMVLRENHWLRESYQEAVKETVKDIKRLRDVDRVVQQFSDFDYIERAGLAGIEMGQGVAEIDLFAPDELYDDILKEIVGVEIRGKDHLLELMQDFAYAKAEYDHISDALRMVKQTGYGIASPSLSDMSLEEPEIIRQGARFGVRLRAVAPSIHMIKVDVESEFAPIIGTEKQSEELVRYLMQDFEDDPLSIWNSDIFGRSLSSIVREGIQAKLSLMPENARYKLKETLERIINEGSGGLIAIIL, via the coding sequence TTGGAAAAGGTTGATATTTTCAAAGATATTGCCGAAAGAACTGGCGGTGATATTTATTTAGGAGTAGTAGGTGCTGTTCGAACAGGAAAATCCACATTTATTAAAAAATTTATGGAGCTTGTGGTTTTACCGAATATAGACAATGAGGCAGAAAGATCAAGAACTGTCGATGAACTTCCTCAGAGTGCAGCAGGGAAAACAATTATGACAACAGAGCCAAAGTTCGTTCCGAATCAAGCGGCAACTGTTCATGTTGATGAGGGTCTTAATGTAAATATTAGATTAGTTGATTGTGTTGGCTACACTGTTCCGGGTGCAAAAGGATATGAGGATGAAAATGGCCCTAGAATGATTACTACCCCATGGTACGAGGAACCTATTCCGTTCCATGAAGCTGCTGAAATTGGAACACGAAAAGTGATTCAAGAGCATTCTACAATTGGCGTAGTGGTTACTACTGATGGGACAATTGGTGAAATTCCAAGAAGCAATTACATTGAAGCTGAGGAAAGAGTCATTAACGAACTGAAGGAAGTTGGCAAACCGTTTATTATGGTTGTCAATAGCGCCCAGCCATATCATCCTAGCACTGAGACGCTTAGGTCTAGCTTAGCGGAAAAGTATGACATTCCTGTCCTCGCAATGAGTGTTGAAAGCATGCGTGACAGTGATGTACTCAATGTTCTCAGAGAGGCTCTATATGAGTTTCCAGTCCTTGAGGTTAATGTTAATCTGCCTAGCTGGGTCATGGTATTGAGAGAAAATCACTGGCTGCGTGAAAGTTATCAAGAAGCTGTTAAAGAAACAGTTAAAGATATCAAGAGATTAAGAGATGTTGATCGTGTCGTGCAGCAGTTTAGCGATTTTGATTATATTGAGAGAGCTGGGTTAGCCGGGATTGAAATGGGTCAAGGTGTGGCAGAAATTGATTTATTTGCTCCAGACGAACTTTACGATGATATTTTAAAAGAAATTGTAGGGGTTGAAATCAGGGGTAAAGATCATCTTCTTGAGCTCATGCAGGATTTTGCATATGCAAAAGCAGAGTATGACCATATTTCTGACGCATTAAGAATGGTCAAACAAACTGGCTACGGTATTGCGTCGCCGTCACTTTCAGATATGAGCCTGGAAGAACCTGAAATTATCCGCCAGGGTGCAAGGTTTGGAGTTAGGCTGCGAGCGGTGGCCCCATCGATCCATATGATAAAGGTCGATGTTGAATCTGAGTTCGCTCCGATTATTGGGACAGAAAAGCAAAGTGAAGAGTTAGTTCGCTACCTAATGCAGGACTTCGAGGATGATCCATTATCCATCTGGAACTCTGATATATTTGGACGTTCGTTAAGCTCTATCGTTAGGGAGGGTATCCAAGCCAAGCTTTCCTTAATGCCAGAGAATGCAAGATATAAACTAAAAGAGACGTTAGAGAGAATTATTAACGAAGGATCAGGCGGTTTGATTGCAATAATCCTTTAG
- a CDS encoding DUF2768 domain-containing protein produces MSLGMLKMWISIAGMGLMFLAILTIYLSRYKLKGILKVLTAVLAYIFLLISGITLFVVLFT; encoded by the coding sequence ATGTCACTAGGTATGCTGAAAATGTGGATATCAATTGCGGGGATGGGTCTTATGTTCCTGGCGATTTTAACAATATATCTAAGTCGTTATAAGTTAAAAGGTATTCTAAAGGTTTTAACTGCCGTCTTAGCTTACATTTTTTTATTAATTTCAGGTATTACATTATTTGTTGTCCTTTTTACATAA